From one Paenibacillus terrae HPL-003 genomic stretch:
- a CDS encoding VWA domain-containing protein — protein MFSRDRKWFLFIGIICTMMIMTSISAWQPQTAGAASTTASKVDAVLVVDMSNSMNTSDPGKIGNEAMKMFIDMLSTQNDKVGIVAYTDVVQREKALLNITSEADKQELKSFIDGLNRGAYTDTSVGVKEAIRILQDGKIAGHAPMIVMLADGNNDLNKTTGRTESQSDQDMAKAVAEAKNSGVPIYTIGLNADGKLNKNKLADIAQQTGGKSFITSSADDLPNILSEIFASNLKLKVVPLQSITANGNYQDVTVTVPNDSVLEANISIMSSKPVDVRLIDPSGNTKPIPSSDVLLSKSKSYSLMKLLKPVAGDWKLQVKGVQQDQIDINLVFNYDLELKLDAPPAKAYKKGDAVQIRSYLTSNNQQLQDQELYANMNAVLKVKDLDSGTTNEVPLKNEGDAFTGSYTIPDEHDYELTVRAEEKSFYRETQPVTISAKAAAGSGTNTGTTGPAAPAEKSKLLPLILLGLGLIVLLIAAYFIWKAVKKANRGFVGQIVLEIRDENTGEKTYPQYKKLNTFRGKFNLHQLLQLAPEFAETDKVVFTPGNQDRIMVRSTLEITIEKSGRAVDTGSGLELKNGDRLTIPLASVDKTILLEFISVNS, from the coding sequence ATGTTTAGTAGAGACAGAAAATGGTTTTTGTTCATCGGAATCATATGTACAATGATGATCATGACCTCAATTTCGGCATGGCAGCCGCAGACGGCGGGTGCCGCTTCAACCACCGCCTCGAAGGTGGATGCGGTGCTGGTTGTCGATATGAGTAATTCCATGAACACCAGTGATCCAGGCAAAATTGGCAATGAAGCCATGAAAATGTTCATTGATATGCTGTCGACGCAAAATGACAAGGTCGGCATTGTAGCGTATACGGATGTCGTACAGCGCGAGAAAGCTTTGCTTAATATTACGTCCGAAGCGGACAAGCAGGAACTGAAGTCGTTCATTGACGGGCTGAACCGGGGGGCGTATACTGACACCTCCGTAGGTGTCAAGGAAGCGATCCGCATTTTGCAGGATGGCAAGATAGCGGGACACGCGCCTATGATCGTCATGCTGGCCGACGGTAACAACGATTTAAATAAAACGACGGGCAGAACTGAAAGCCAATCCGATCAGGATATGGCTAAGGCTGTGGCCGAAGCTAAAAATAGCGGCGTTCCGATCTACACCATCGGTTTGAATGCAGATGGAAAACTGAATAAAAACAAGCTCGCAGACATTGCGCAGCAAACGGGCGGTAAATCTTTTATTACAAGCTCAGCGGATGACCTGCCGAACATCTTGAGTGAAATTTTCGCCAGCAATTTGAAGCTGAAAGTCGTTCCCTTGCAGTCCATTACAGCTAACGGTAACTATCAGGACGTTACGGTAACTGTACCGAACGATAGCGTGCTGGAGGCTAACATTTCGATTATGTCCTCCAAGCCGGTGGATGTGAGACTGATAGACCCGTCAGGCAACACCAAGCCGATTCCTTCAAGTGATGTACTGCTGTCCAAGTCGAAAAGCTACTCGCTGATGAAGTTGCTCAAGCCTGTGGCTGGCGACTGGAAGCTCCAAGTCAAGGGAGTCCAGCAGGATCAGATTGATATTAATCTGGTGTTCAACTATGATTTGGAACTGAAACTGGACGCACCGCCTGCCAAAGCTTACAAAAAAGGTGACGCAGTCCAAATTCGTTCCTACCTGACAAGCAACAACCAGCAGCTTCAGGATCAGGAACTGTATGCCAATATGAATGCAGTTCTGAAGGTCAAGGACCTTGATTCCGGTACAACGAATGAGGTTCCATTGAAGAATGAGGGGGACGCCTTTACCGGCTCCTACACCATACCGGATGAGCATGACTATGAACTGACCGTTAGAGCAGAGGAAAAGAGCTTCTACCGTGAAACCCAGCCTGTGACCATCAGTGCCAAAGCTGCGGCGGGCAGTGGTACAAATACAGGCACGACTGGGCCAGCAGCGCCTGCCGAGAAGTCCAAGCTGCTACCACTCATTCTTTTAGGGCTGGGGCTGATCGTTCTGCTGATTGCAGCCTACTTTATCTGGAAGGCTGTCAAAAAAGCAAACCGTGGCTTCGTCGGACAAATCGTACTGGAAATTCGGGATGAAAATACCGGCGAAAAAACGTATCCGCAATACAAGAAGCTGAACACCTTCCGGGGTAAATTCAATCTGCACCAGTTGCTGCAACTGGCACCGGAATTTGCCGAAACCGATAAGGTGGTGTTCACGCCAGGCAATCAGGACCGTATCATGGTGCGTAGCACTCTGGAGATTACGATTGAAAAATCCGGACGCGCTGTAGATACAGGTAGTGGTCTTGAACTGAAAAACGGTGATCGCCTGACGATTCCGCTGGCAAGCGTGGACAAAACCATTTTGCTGGAATTCATTTCAGTAAACAGCTAA